The genomic interval AAGTTTGTCGGCCATCGAAGTTATAACGGTTTTTCTTCTTTGCAGCAAATCTCCACAATCTTGTCATTCCGTAGGAACTTCTTTTTTTTAATTTGTTTGAGCAGATTGTAATTTGTTTCATATTTGTAGGAATATTTTAATATATTTGGAAAGCTAGAAACGCGTACTAAACCTTCGCAAAGCCACCCAATTTTGGGTGTATAGACGAAGGTTTGTTTCGCCTATTTACTAGTTGTGCGTCAGTTTAGAAAACCGAAACACCGAAAATAATATGGATAATAATTTAACATTGATAATCATAGGTTTATATACTTTAATTTATGTTATTGTAATACAGAAATCTCAAATCGACAAACAAAAAGACGTTATATCATCTATGAAGTCGTTTATGGAAATCTTTAACGTTGACGAGGTTAAAAAACATGTTGAAATGAGAAACGAACGTGTAATGGAGGACGCAGCTAAATTAATTATAGATAATAAGAAATTTAAAGATATGTCAGAACATTTAGTAAATACAACTACAGAACCAATACAAGAATTTTATAAAAAAAATAATTAATGACAGACACATTGAACTATTAAACGTTGTTTCTCAAGTAATAATATCATTAGAACCAGATGAAAGAATAAAATTTATAAATGATATTTTACCTAATAACCGACAAGTTCTTATGGATATGTTGATTGATCACGAAAAAAATAATTCTTGACGTTATTATAATCTTTCTTTGAAACAATTTTGTGCTTTAACATAAAACCAAATCGTTCATCAAAAATGTTTTTTTTATTTTCTTTTTTTTTAAACTGATTGAATATAAAATAAAACATAATAATTAATTTAAAATTGAATCCGCTTTAAATTGGCGCGGAAATTAAACCGAAAACAACCTTTGAAAAAAATAAATATGGAATTTATCGTTGGACTTATACTTGTAGCTGTTTTTATCTTTTTAATCAGAGCATTTGGAGCTTGGATGTTAAGAATTGATGAAGTAATTGAACTTCAAAGAGAACAAACAAAACTGTTGAGAATTATATCCGAAAAAATAGCAGAAAAAGAAAATCAATAAAAATCCGACCGCCCAGATTTATAGACAATCGTTAGCGCGGAAATTTTTTCCGTGCCCGCAAAGTGTATCTCGTCCTAAATTCCCTAGCTCCTTTAAGTCTTTCCAAATCGTTCTAATACAAAGTAAAGGAGAAGTCTCTCGACTCGTGCCCAATCTTATAGGCATCAAAACACTTAGGAAAGTATAAGCGTTCATTAGTATGAATAAGATTTAAAAGGCTTATTAGAACGAGTGTGAAGTTGGGAGACTTCGCCAGTATTCTAAATCATATTTTGTTCTTACAAGAATAGTTCCTAGAGGGGGCTATAATTAACTTCAATTATAATAGTATAAACCAATTGTACTGCTAAATAGTACACGCTTTTTGTCATGTCTAGCATAGATGAGATTTGAAAATAGATCTAAACGGTAGACTATAAACCATTTGTGATTTGATTTTAAAAGGGGCTTATGAGATACTGAACTTTATTTCATAATGTTTTACTAAATCCTTATTTTTTATAGAAAAAGATTGCTAAATTTGAGATATATCAAAAAAACATTTACATATGAAAATACAATTCAATACCGACAAAAATATAGAAGGACACGAAAGATTAGAAACTTACTTTACAACTGAATTAGAAAAATCGTTAGCGCGATTTGATGATAAAGTAACCCGTTTTGAAGTGCATTTGGGAGATGAAAACAATGCTAAAAGCGGAGTAGATGATAAACGATGTGTAATCGAAGCTCGTCCCGCTAAATTACAACCTATTGCAGTTACAGCTCATGCTGATTCAATTGAAAAAGCATTTTTCTTAGCTTCGGATAAAATCAAAAAAGCTTTGACAACCGCTTTTGAAAAGCAAAAGGTGCATTAATTAAGAGTATTCAAGGTCAGTTATAAATTCAAAAAAAAGCAGTCTAAAAAATTTTTAGACTGCTTTTTTTTGGGTTAAATTTTTTTGAAACACTTAGATTCATAGAGTTTTTTTTGAATATAAAAAAAGGCATTTTACTCTCAGAGGACAGATAGATTGGGGTTTTATGCCACAGATTAAAAAGATTTTTTCTGATTATTTTTTTTAAAATTTCTTGGATTTCTCTGATCAGTGTTCAAAAAAAATACAGCCACAAAGACGCTAAGGCACTACGGACTTCAAATCTTTTTTTATCCGTGTACTTATTTTTAGTGGTTATGAAAAAGAGACGTTCTAAGCCCCGATCGCAGCAAATTATCCTTTTTATTTGCCCTAATGCGCTTGTTGATTTGGGGCAAATAAAAAGATAATGCGAAGAGCGGGACAACTCTTTATTGAAAGCACGTAATATTGTGCTCCTAATATCTCAGCTATTTCTCATACAACAAAGCCGCTAATGGTTCGTCACGTTCATAGATGTCATCGTAAAAATGAAGGTTTCCGTCTACGTCAACCCAGGCGGTAAAATAGCCAATGTAAACGGGAATTTTGTTTTTAAGTGTGTACCAAGATTCAGCTCCCTTGTTCATGGCTTCGTCAATTTTTTCAGAGGTCCATTTTGGGTCATCTTTAAGGAGTATTTCGGCTAATTCTTTGGGTTTTTCAATACGAATACATCCGTGGCTAAAAGCTCTGTCTCGACGGCTAAATAAATGTTTGGACGGGGTATCGTGCAAATAGATGGAGTTAGAATTTGGGAATAAAAACTTGATGAGTCCTAAAGAATTTTTAGGCCCTGGCTTTTGACGTACTTTGCCGTCGTTCCATTCCATATTGTGTTTGGCAAGATAGTTAGGGTCTTTTTTGATGCCTGGTAAAATTTCATTTTTTTTGATGCTATAAGGAATGTTCCAATAAGGACTAAAAACGATATAACGCATGGGAGCGCTGAAAATAACGGTTTTGTTTACAGTTTTGCCCACAACTACATTAGAACGAAAAGTGGGTTTTCCATTCTCAAAGTAAGTGAGTTGATAGGCTGGGATGTTTATAGCAATAAGTTCTTTGGCTTTAGTAATGTCTTTCGCAATCCATCGACAACGCTCCATATTTACCACCAAGGTTTTGATGCGTTCAGATACAGGAATATTCAAAACTTTAAGATGTGAGGGCAAAATGATTGTGCTCGATGCGTTGCGATTTGTTTCTTTGAATTTCAATACTCCTTTAGCTAATTGGTCATCATAAATGGCACTTTTAGAATCTGACTTTAACTCTCCTGTGAGGTATAAACGTGTTCTTAGTTGGGCAATGGTGTGCGTGCTATCTCCTAAATTAAGTGATTTTACTGCGGAATCCATTTTGACAGTTTTCCAACCTCCGTTTTTTTCTATTTGGCGGTAAGATTTTAAGACGTTTTTTAAGAGGTAATATTGATAAAACAATCCTTTCTCTTTATTTTTTATCAATGAAGGGTTTACTAGAAGTGAATCCAGGTACTTGCCATAGGTTTGTTTTTCTCTGGGAAGAAACCATTCCATTTGGTTGGTACTTTCCGTGTCAAGACCTTGGTACACTTTGTCAACATAGTAAAAATACATGGAGGTGTTTAGCAACTCCGTAGTTGGGTTAGGTTTTTGACCGCTAGAAGGACTTTCGTATATCGAATCTAATTTTTGTCTGTAAGGAATGCTGGTAAGCACTCCTTCTTCTTCGATATTGATGATTTTGTTGTGTAATAAACTACCAAATTCGTTCACCCCATTTTTGTCATACCAGATGTAATGGAATTGATGTTTCTGATAAAGTTCGTTCACCTCGTTTTGGTATTTGTCTAGCAAAGGGTGTTTTTGGAAAAATGTATTGACAAAGGTGCTGTCAAAGGTTAGCTCCCTTTCTTCTGTTGTTTGTTCAAGTGCAGTAGCTCCAGCTTTGTCTGTGAATTTTTTACAAGAAGTTGTAATTATCAAAACGAGACTGAATAAAGGAATAATGAATATGTATAACTTTCTCATAAAACGGAATTTATAAAATAAACCTACGTAAAAATACATTAAAAAAAGCTATTTGTAGTAATGGATTTTTAGAGGTTTAGTTGATTTTTTAATACTTCACAAGAACTGTACCTTTTATGTTTTAGTTGGAAATGAAGTGTTTTTTTTAAGTTTTGGAGTCAAATTATAGTTTATTGAAGAATTTTAAATAATTGTATTCTTAAGAAAATAACAAAATGTTTGTTTTTTAACTAGTTCAAGTCCTTTAAATAGAGAATGTTTTGATGATTTCACGTAAAATGGTGGTTTGTGGTCAAAATTAAACCCTATGATTGAAAAAAATTAAATTATTTTTACCTTTGCCCCCTGAATCAATGGGGTAAAAAAAATAAAATGAAAATAGAGAGACGTTGGATCATTTCCTTTATAATAATTAGTTTAGTTTGCATAGCAGGATTATTTTGGCCTGCGGTTTCAAGCACTAATAAAATTTTATCTCAGTTTGGGACTTTAGATCAAATTGTGCCTGCTGATGTTGCTTGGATGTTAACCTCTTGTTGCTTGGTACTGATTATGACGCCTGGACTTTCCTTCTTTTATGGTGGAATGGTAGGGAAGAAAAATGTTATTTCAACCATGTTACAAAGCTTTATTTGTATGGGGGTGGTTACCTTAATTTGGGTAATTGTTGGGTTTAGTTTGGCTTTTGGTGAGCCAATTGGTGTACAGATTGGTGATGGGTTTTACAGTTTTATAGGAGACCCTACTTCCTTTGCTTTTATGGACTATGTGAATATTTTGCCACATAAGAATATTGCAGCGACCGTACCGTTTATGTTGTTTGCTTTGTTCCAAATGAAATTTGCTGTGATTGCACCAGCAATTATTACGGGTTCTTTTGCGGAACGTGTACGTTTTATTTCCTATTTATTATTCATCTGTTTATTTACCATTTTTATATATGCTCCTTTATGTCATTCGGTTTGGTATCCAACAGGGATTTTGGGTTCTTACTTTGGTGTAAAAGATTTTGCTGGGGGAACTGTAGTGCATATGAGTGCTGGTTTTGCGGCATTGGCGGGTGTTATGGTTTTAGGAAAACGAAATGACAGTAATCATGTACCCACTAATATTCCATTTGTATTGTTAGGTACAGGAATGTTATGGTTTGGATGGATTGGATTTAATGCAGGATCTTCGTTAGAGGCAAATGGAGTAGCGGCAATGGCTTTTGCAACTACTACCACCGCTTCAGCAGCAGCAATGTTGACTTGGATTTTCTTTGATCGATTGAACGGACGCAAAGTTTCGGCATTAGGAGCTTGTATTGGAGCCGTTGTTGGATTGGTTTCGATTACTCCTGCGGCAGGTTATGTTTCAGTGCCTGAAAGTATGTTTTTTGGATTTATAACCGCTATAGTGTCAAATGCTTTAGTGCATTCTAGTTTGTTGCGCAAAGTAGATGATACTCTTGATGTGTTTGCTTGCCATGGTGTGGGCGGAATCATGGGAATGATTTTAACGGCTATTTTTGCTCATGGCGAAGATGCTAGTTTGATGCACGGTGGTTGGGGGGTCTTTGGTCACCATATGATGGCATTGGTTTTGGTTTCTATCTTTACTTTTTTTGGAGCTTATCTTTTGTTCAAAGTAACCAATTGGATTATTCCGATGCGTGTTTCCAAAGAGTCTGAGGTGATCGGTTTGGATATTTCGCAACATGATGAAACACTTTTTCCTATCGAATGTTCGGAGTAGGATTTTTTCAAAAATCAAAAATCAAAGGGCAAAGTTCAAAAAACTTATTTTCTTAGTTCTTTAGCGCCTTAGCTGTAAAATCAAAAAAGCGTTAATCAAAAATAGATAAACCTTAAGGTCTTTGCGACTTAGGGGTAAAATACTGCTTTGTGAACTTAGCGCTTCCTTTGTGTTCTTTGCGGTTAAACATTAAACTAAAAATCATTATTCTTCATTCGAAAATCTCTTTGGTCTTATATATTTCCGTAAATTTGCCGAAATATTTAAAAAATCGTGGGAAGCAAAAATAAATTAAAAAGATTCAAAGAAAACGAAACATTCGATAATGTATTTCAACCAACTAGAGAAGAAGTTGTAGGTGATTTGTTTCCGTTGAAAGGGAAGTGGAATTCAGATTTCTTCAAAAATGACAATCCTGTTGTCTTGGAATTAGGATGCGGAAAAGGGGAATATTCAGTAGGTTTAGCCGAAAGATATCCAGATAAAAACTTTGTTGGAATTGATATCAAAGGGGCTCGTTTTTGGCGTGGAGCCAAAACTGCTGTAGAAACAGGTTTACACAATGTAGCTTTTATTCGTACCCAAATCGAATTAATCAATCACATTTTTGCTGAAAATGAAGTGGACGAAATTTGGATTACTTTTCCAGATCCACAAATCAAATACAAAAGAACGAAACACCGTATGACCAATTCGGAGTTTTTAAAGTTGTATAAAAAAGTTTTGAAAAAAGATGGTGTGATGAACCTGAAAACGGATAGTGAATTCATGCATGGTTACACTTTGGGATTACTTCACGGAGAAGGTCACGAAGTACTTTACGCCAACCATAATGTGTATGTAAACGAAGGAAGTCCAGAAGAAGTAACAGCTTTTCAGACTTTTTACGAAAAACAATATTTGGAAGTTAACAAAGCAATCACATATATTAAATTCAGAATCAAAGACTAATTAGTGTTTCGCTAATAGTCTTTTAAATAAATAGGATGAATTTTATAATTCCTTTATTTTTAGGTTTTGCCACAGCAGTTGTAGGGATTATTCCGCCAGGATTAATCAATATGACAGCCGCAAAAGTGAATCTAAAAGAAGGAAATCGAAATGCATTTTCGTTTGTTTTAGGAGCGGTTATAATTATATTTTTCCAAGCTTATATTGCTATTTTATTTGCAGAAGTAATTAACTCTCGCCCAGATATTGTTATTCTGATGCGTGAAATAGGTTTTGGGATTTTTACGTTATTGACTATCTTCTTTCTATTCATTGCCAAAAAGCCTAAACTAAAAGAAGCTAAAATTGGTAAAAAAAGTAAAAAGAAGCGTTTTTTCTTGGGAATGTTACTTTCAGGACTTAACTTTTTTCCAATTCCGTACTACGTTTTTGTCAGTATAACGTTGGCATCGTATCAGCTTTTTTCATTTATGAATAGTTCGATACTGACTTTCGTGAGTGGAGTAGTAGTGGGGTCGTCCTTGGTCTTTTATTGCTATATCGCTTTCTTTCAGAAAGTAGAATCCAAAGCCGACTCCCTTTTGAAAAATATGAATCTTATCATAGGGAGTATTACAGGATTGATTGCTGTTGTGACTTTGATTAATATTATACATTATTATTGGGGTTAGTTTAATTTTTTATATTTAAAAGTTACTCCGTTTGTATCTTCACTAATATATTGTAGAGCATAATAATTCCCTTCGCTGGTATGATACCACCGAAAAAATTCTGGATGTCTTTCCTTTTTTAGAAAAATACCCCATAAAGAATGTTGCCATTCATACCCACAATGGAAAACAGCTCTACAAAGGCGGCGTTCATTTAGACGCTTTCCAAACTTGTATTGACCAAAGCAACGTAAAATTATACTACAACGGCGATATTACCACGGTAACAAAGTTCAAAGAAATGCAGGACCGATTTCCAACTATCGACCACTGGATGATAGGAAGAGGATTGATTGCTGATCCTTTTTTGCCAAGCATGATTAAAAGCAACAGCGTGGAATATCCACGAAATAAGATGAAATTGTTTAGTGAATTTCACGACACCTTATACGCTGGCTATAGCGAATCATTATCTGGTTCTACGCACATCTTATTGAAAATGCATCATTTATGGGAGTACTTTTCTGTTATTTTTGCTAATCCTCACAAAGTGGCTAAAAACATAAGGAAATCAAAGAGTATTCGCAATTATGAGCAAACGGTGAAGGAGGTTATTAAGGCAGATATATCAAATACAAATATTGGAATATAAATATATAGTAGAGTTAAGCTTTTAGATATTTAAATTTTGACTCAATCTCTATAAATCACTTTGAAAAATGATGTATAGAGATTGAGTCAATAAAAATATTTTAAAAATATCTAGCAGCTCTTACGCTCAATAAGGAACCTCTAAAGTTTCTAGCTTTACTCCCATTGAGAGAATTAACATCGGCAGCTCGGTCCTGAAAAACATCACCAGTTGAAGTCCAATACCAATTACTTTTATTAGCTGAATTAGTTGAATCATAATATAACCCACCAATTGAACTTTTATTTTGATAAATTTTTAGCATTTCATCGTATGAAGGTAAAAACCAGTCATCATAAACCGTTCCGTTAACAGTAATGCTATAGTCTGCGCATATCTTTGCTGCATAATTTGTAGGACTACTTTCAGTATTTGAAGAAATAATTAATGAAGTATTAGTACTACCCGCACCAATAGCACAAGGCAAAGCAAATCCTGATGACGTATGCCGATTAGTACAATCATAAGTGGTGGAAAGTCCGTCAAAATTTTGCCCCCAACGAATTCCATTACTTAAATCACTATTTGAAACAATAATCCCATGAAATTCTCCAGAAACAAAACCAGGATCACCATTTTGAAAAACATAGGCTATTTTGCCACCTCTTAAATTTGATCCTTCTTGTAGTTGTAACTGAACATCATTACCTATAAAATTAGTCCATCTTGCACCATTAAAAACTTGTAGTTCCCCATTTTCTCCACAATTTTTACACCAAACAATTAAACCGGCAACTGGAGAACTTATTGAATTTCTTTCGGTTTGTGTCATTCGTGGGGGTAAGAATCCTTGAGTAGTTGATGACACCTCAAGTACTGCAGATGATGTTGGTGCCGTTGTGCCTATCCTTAAATTATTATTTAACGATTTAGATCCTGAAATGGTTTGTGAGGTAGTTAAATCAACAAAATCACTACTTGTGGCAACGCTTGGTGTAGTCCAAGCCGTTACGCCATCGGCATCGGTAGTTAAAACTTGGTTGGCTGTACCTTTAGTTTTGGTGTAGGTAACTTCGCCAGCGGTTAGCGTTCCACTTGTTTTTACGTTGGTTACATCTGTGCTACCTAATTGGATGGTGTTGCTTGCGGTAACTTTTGCGTTAAAACCTATTGCAGTGGCGTTGGTTAATTCTGCTCCACTGATCACTACAACATCTGCAGAAACACCTAACGCCGTGTTTTGATTTCCTGAAACATTAGAACTAAGTGCACGGTCACCTATTGCCACATTTTGACTTCCTACAGTATTATTTGTTAAACTATTGGCTCCTAATGCCGTATTGACATTACCATCTGTATTGCTAGCCAATGCTTTAGAACCGACAGCAACAAGAGAATTTCCATCTACACTAAGTTCAAGTGCTTTCCATCCTACAGCTGTATTATTGCTATTGGCATTTACAGTAAGTGTTGATCTACCTAAAGCTGTATTGCCCCATCCTGTATTATTGACTAACGCATCAAGACCTAAAGCTGTATTATATGCAGCACTATCTGGAGCACCACCTCCAACGCCAACGGTAATACCGTTTATTTTCGCATCGCTGCTAAATGTTTTATTCCCCGCAATGGTTTGGTTAGCCGTTAAGTCTACAAAGTTTTGAGTTGACGAGCCTGTTCCTCCATTGACAATGGCTACAATTCCAGAAACATTTGTTGCTGTTCCGGATGCTATATTAGCATCTACATAGGTTTTTACAGATTTTACAGAAGGAAACTTCACATCAGAAGCACCATCTGTAGTGACATCTGTAGATTTATTAGCTGCATCTTCTTTTAAAGCGATTGCTGTATTTTGTGCCGCTTGTTCCTCCGTAATTGTAGTTAAAGAACTTATAGCTGGAAAACCTACAGCTCTAACCGCACGAACCATTCTACTAGTATTTTTAGTAAAAGGCTGCTGATGGTTATTGCCGAAAAACAATGCCCATGCACTGGAACCTGTCTCTGTAGAACTCCAATAAGAACCGGAACCCCCACCAAAATTCACACCACCATTTGTCGTGGCGATTACATTAATAGTATTTCTGTTCAGACCCATCTGATATAATTCGTCTTTTGAGGGCAGATACCAGTTGGTAAAGCCACCTCCATTATATGCTCTTGCCAGACCAGCTGCATAATTTGTTGCTGTAGCTCCTTGTGCGGTTATAATCGCATCTGTGTTACTTGCTCCTGTTTCTACAGCAGTTCCAGTTGCTCCAGTGGTTAAATTTGAGCCATTGTACCATTGGATTCCATCGCTTTGGTCTTCAATAGAACAAACTAGACCTTTTGAGTTATCCACTGGATCTACCCAAAACACAACACCACCTCCAACAAAATCACCTATAGCTAGTGTCTGCGCCGCTACACCATCAGAAACCACCGTATCGAAAGCTTCAGAAACAAATGCAGTTGTTGCCAATTGCGTTGTACTCGTTCCAGCTGTAGCGGTTGGCGCTAAAGGCACACCTGTAAAGGATGGCGAAGCGATATTTGCTTTTAAATCCAATGCCGTTTGCGCTGCCGTAGAAACTGGTTTATTAGCATCGCTTGTATTATCCACATTTGCCAAACCGACCATGGTTTTAGTAATACCACTTATTGTTCCAGTAAATGTTTTATTTCCTGCAACCGTTTGATCGGATGTTACATCTACAAAATTTTGAGTTGCCGAGCCTGTTCCTCCATTGGCAATGGCTACAATTCCAGAAACATTGGTTGCTGTTCCTGAAGAAGTTAGATAAGTTGAACTATCTACTGAACCATCTGCTTTTAAAAATTGTGATGTTGTTCCAGTTGGTATTTTGAAACCAGCAGCGCTAACATCTCCTGCGGCGGTAATACTCCCTCCTGTGGCTGATAATTGAGAAATATAGGTCTGGAAAATCCATGATTGCTGAAGTCCACCATAGTATGCAGGAAATGAAACGGTTGTACCTACATTACTAGACCCATAGTTTAACCCTATAGTTACTGATGCTCCAGTAATTTGAAGCCAATATACTGCTCCTGCTACTACTGTAACATTAGATATTGGAATAGTAGACATTATAGAATTTGTAGAAGAAAAAGTTGTTTCATACAATTTAGTTCCACCATGATTATTTTGCGTAATATTTCCACCTTGATAAACCGAAAGAGTGTAATTTCCAGTTGAATATAAAGTTACATTTATACTGGTTAAAAGCCCTGAAATTCCTGCAGTAAAAGATTGTCTTGCGTCTTGATCTGGGGCACCTGTATATTGAGTTGGGTTGATTGCATTGATATCAATTACTGCTGGTGCTATAGGCTTCAGTGTAGAAAGATTACCTACAAAAGTTTTATCTCCAGTTACTGTTTGATTTGTCGTTAAGTCAACAAAATTACCTGTTGTCGCAGTACTTACAGCATCAGTAACATATGCAGTTGTTGCAATTGCGGTAGAATTATTACCTGCTACTTGAGTAACTGCAATAGCTCCTGTTGGTAAAGTGGGCGTTCCAGTAAAAGTTGGAGAAGCTAGGTTAGCTTTCAATGCATCCGCAGCAGTTCTATTAGTTACTTCAGCAGCTAGATTCGTTGTTAAAGTTGCGTCAGCTGTAGTTCTATTGGTCGTTTCCGTTACCAAGTTTGCTGCAATTGCATTTTCAGTAGTTGTGGCGCGAGTCACTTCCGTAGTTAAAGCCGTTGAGTTTGTCGAAGCCGAAGCATCTACATAGGTTTTAACTGATTTTACGGAAGGATATTTGGTGTCCGAAGTTGCATCCGTAGTTACACTTGTTGATTTATTGGTTAAATCTTCTTTCAATGCATCCGCAGCAGTTCTATTAGTTACTTCAGCAGCTAGATTCGTTGTTAAAGTCGCATCAGCTGTAGTTCTATTAGTTGTTTCAGTTGCCAAGTTAGCTGCAATAGTATTTTCGGCAGTCGTAGCGCGAGTCACTTCCGTAGTTAAAGCCGTTGAGTTTGTCGAAGCCGAAGCATCCACATATGTTTTAACTGATTTTACGGAAGGATATTTAGTGTCTGAAGTTGCATCCGTAGTTACACTTGTTGATTTATTGGTTAAATCTTCTTTCAATGCATCCGCAGCAGTTCTATTAGTTACTTCAGCAGCTAGATTCGTTGTTAAAGTCGCATCAGCTGTAGTTCTATTGGTCGTTTCCGTTACCAAGTTTGCTGCAATTGCATTTTCAGCAGTTGTGGCGCGAGTCACTTCCGTAGTTAAAGCCGTTGAGTTTGTCGAAGCCGAAGCATCTACATAGGTTTTAACTGATTTTACGGAAGGGTATTTGGTGTCCGAAGTTGCATCCGTAGTTACACTTGTTGATTTATTGGTTAAATCTTCTTTTAATGCATCCGCAGCAGTTCTATTAGTTACTTCAGCAGCTAGATTCGTTGTTAAAGTCGCATCAGCTGTAGTTCTATTAGTTGTTTCAGTTGCCAAGTTAGCTGCAATAGTATTTTCGGCAGTCGTAGCGCGAGTTACTTCCGTAATTAAAGCGGTTGAGTTTGTCGAAGCCGAAGCATCCACATAGGTTTTAACTGATTTTACGGAAGGATATTTAGTGTCCGAAGTTGCATCCGTAGTTACACTTGTTGATTTATTGGTTAAATCTTCTTTCAATGCATCCGCAGCAGTTCTATTAGTTACTTCAGCAGCTAGATTCGTTGTTAAAGTCGCATCAGCTGTAGTTCTATTAGTTGTTTCAGTTGCCAAGTTAGCTGCAATAGTATTTTCGACTGTCGTAGCACGAGTCACTTCCGTAGTTAAAGCCGTTGAGTTTGTCGAAGCCGAAGCATCTACATAGGTTTTAACTGATTTTACGGAAGGGTATTTGGTGTCCGAAGTTGCATCCGTAGTTACACTTGTTGATTTATTGGTTAAATCTTCTTTTAAGTTTAATGCCGTTTGAGTTACTATCGAAATAGGTTTGTTAATATCAGAGGTATTGTCAATATTATTGATGCCTAAATTAATTTTAGCTCCATTTAAGGTGTTTGATCCAGTTCCTCCATTTTGTAAATTGATGATTCCAGTTACATTTTCAGCACTTTTTGCTGAATACGCAAAAGGAATATAAGAGAACTCTTGATTGCTGATTTCAATAAATGTAGTACATGAACCATTAGCATTTAATCCAACGTTCAATGTTTTTATCAACGAATCCCATATAATACTTCTAAAATTATTAGCGCTTCCTCCAGTTTTAATTCCGTTACCAATAATTAAATTGACCATACCAAATTCGTCTGTTGAAGTACTGATAGTTTCTTGGTATTCCAGTTGATTGAA from Flavobacterium ovatum carries:
- the trmB gene encoding tRNA (guanosine(46)-N7)-methyltransferase TrmB, which encodes MGSKNKLKRFKENETFDNVFQPTREEVVGDLFPLKGKWNSDFFKNDNPVVLELGCGKGEYSVGLAERYPDKNFVGIDIKGARFWRGAKTAVETGLHNVAFIRTQIELINHIFAENEVDEIWITFPDPQIKYKRTKHRMTNSEFLKLYKKVLKKDGVMNLKTDSEFMHGYTLGLLHGEGHEVLYANHNVYVNEGSPEEVTAFQTFYEKQYLEVNKAITYIKFRIKD
- a CDS encoding HPF/RaiA family ribosome-associated protein, yielding MKIQFNTDKNIEGHERLETYFTTELEKSLARFDDKVTRFEVHLGDENNAKSGVDDKRCVIEARPAKLQPIAVTAHADSIEKAFFLASDKIKKALTTAFEKQKVH
- a CDS encoding L,D-transpeptidase family protein, translating into MRKLYIFIIPLFSLVLIITTSCKKFTDKAGATALEQTTEERELTFDSTFVNTFFQKHPLLDKYQNEVNELYQKHQFHYIWYDKNGVNEFGSLLHNKIINIEEEGVLTSIPYRQKLDSIYESPSSGQKPNPTTELLNTSMYFYYVDKVYQGLDTESTNQMEWFLPREKQTYGKYLDSLLVNPSLIKNKEKGLFYQYYLLKNVLKSYRQIEKNGGWKTVKMDSAVKSLNLGDSTHTIAQLRTRLYLTGELKSDSKSAIYDDQLAKGVLKFKETNRNASSTIILPSHLKVLNIPVSERIKTLVVNMERCRWIAKDITKAKELIAINIPAYQLTYFENGKPTFRSNVVVGKTVNKTVIFSAPMRYIVFSPYWNIPYSIKKNEILPGIKKDPNYLAKHNMEWNDGKVRQKPGPKNSLGLIKFLFPNSNSIYLHDTPSKHLFSRRDRAFSHGCIRIEKPKELAEILLKDDPKWTSEKIDEAMNKGAESWYTLKNKIPVYIGYFTAWVDVDGNLHFYDDIYERDEPLAALLYEK
- a CDS encoding ammonium transporter, encoding MKIERRWIISFIIISLVCIAGLFWPAVSSTNKILSQFGTLDQIVPADVAWMLTSCCLVLIMTPGLSFFYGGMVGKKNVISTMLQSFICMGVVTLIWVIVGFSLAFGEPIGVQIGDGFYSFIGDPTSFAFMDYVNILPHKNIAATVPFMLFALFQMKFAVIAPAIITGSFAERVRFISYLLFICLFTIFIYAPLCHSVWYPTGILGSYFGVKDFAGGTVVHMSAGFAALAGVMVLGKRNDSNHVPTNIPFVLLGTGMLWFGWIGFNAGSSLEANGVAAMAFATTTTASAAAMLTWIFFDRLNGRKVSALGACIGAVVGLVSITPAAGYVSVPESMFFGFITAIVSNALVHSSLLRKVDDTLDVFACHGVGGIMGMILTAIFAHGEDASLMHGGWGVFGHHMMALVLVSIFTFFGAYLLFKVTNWIIPMRVSKESEVIGLDISQHDETLFPIECSE
- a CDS encoding tRNA-dihydrouridine synthase, whose protein sequence is MVEHNNSLRWYDTTEKILDVFPFLEKYPIKNVAIHTHNGKQLYKGGVHLDAFQTCIDQSNVKLYYNGDITTVTKFKEMQDRFPTIDHWMIGRGLIADPFLPSMIKSNSVEYPRNKMKLFSEFHDTLYAGYSESLSGSTHILLKMHHLWEYFSVIFANPHKVAKNIRKSKSIRNYEQTVKEVIKADISNTNIGI
- a CDS encoding LysE family transporter, whose amino-acid sequence is MNFIIPLFLGFATAVVGIIPPGLINMTAAKVNLKEGNRNAFSFVLGAVIIIFFQAYIAILFAEVINSRPDIVILMREIGFGIFTLLTIFFLFIAKKPKLKEAKIGKKSKKKRFFLGMLLSGLNFFPIPYYVFVSITLASYQLFSFMNSSILTFVSGVVVGSSLVFYCYIAFFQKVESKADSLLKNMNLIIGSITGLIAVVTLINIIHYYWG